A window of the Bufo gargarizans isolate SCDJY-AF-19 chromosome 1, ASM1485885v1, whole genome shotgun sequence genome harbors these coding sequences:
- the ANP32B gene encoding acidic leucine-rich nuclear phosphoprotein 32 family member B: MDMKKRIHLELRNRTPSDVRELVLDNCRAREFKIEGLTAEFVNLEFLSLINVMLMSVSTLPKLPKLKKLELSDNRISGGLDVLAEKLPNLTHLNLSGNKLKDISTLEPLKKLEHLKSLDLFNCEVTNLNDYRESVFKLLPQLTYLDGYDRDDKEAPDSDAEADGDGVDEEEEDEEGEEEDDDEEEEGEEEEDIDEEEEDDEDEEEVGEEDEEEDGSGEEEDEEFGHDGEVDDEEEDEEEDEEEEEAGKGEKRKRDTDDEGDEEDD, from the exons GTACGAGAACTGGTACTTGACAACTGCAGAGCACGAGAATTCAAAATTGAGGGTCTAACAGCAGAGTTTGTCAATCTAGAGTTCCTCAGCCTAATAAATGTCATGTTGATGTCTGTTTCAACCCTTCCAAAACTACCCAAGTTAAAAAAG CTTGAATTAAGTGACAATAGAATTTCGGGAGGTCTGGATGTATTAGCAGAGAAACTTCCCAACCTCACACATCTAAATCTCAGTGGAAATAAATTAAAAGACATTAGCACATTGGAACCTCTG aaaaaattggaACATTTGAAGAGTCTTGACCTGTTTAACTGTGAAGTAACAAACTTAAATGACTACAGAGAAAGTGTATTCAAACTCCTCCCTCAGCTGACTTACTTGGATGGATATGACAGAGACGATAAGGAAGCACCAGACTCTGATGCAGAGGCTGATGGAGATGGTgtcgatgaggaggaggaagatgaag AAGGGGAAGAGGAAGATGATGACGAAGAGGAGGAAGGTGAAGAGGAAGAAGAtatagatgaggaggaggaagatgatgaaGATGAAGAAGAGGTAGGGGAAGAAGATGAAGAGGAGGACGGTAGTGGCGAAGAAGAG GATGAGGAATTTGGACATGATGGAGAAgtagatgatgaagaggaggatgaagaagaaGATGAAG aagAAGAAGAAGCTGGAAAAGGAGAAAAGCGGAAGAGGGACACAGATGATGAAGGTGATGAAGAGGATGATTAA